Proteins encoded in a region of the Shumkonia mesophila genome:
- a CDS encoding carbohydrate ABC transporter permease, which translates to MSARSKLLPYLLLAPSVLFLAALFVVPLFETIALSFSDNGAPSLAHYQRMAGDLNFWPAIRNTFLLVLTVVPLQVALALGMASMLQKLPRGRDLILWIWTIPLGVSDLAAGLVWLAIMQERGYLTSALAALGLIDGPTQWLTYETPGTLFVAILLAEVWRATAIVFIILVAGLQLIPKEYREAAEIFGASPWTTFLRITLPLLKPSLQTALILRTVLAFEVFAVVYAIAGRNFPVLVGEAYVWQRDNQAYGVAAAYAVLIVVISLAATLFYLRVLRNKSEQRP; encoded by the coding sequence ATGAGCGCGCGTTCCAAGCTCCTGCCGTACCTGCTGCTGGCGCCGTCCGTCCTCTTTCTGGCGGCGCTGTTCGTGGTGCCGCTGTTCGAGACGATCGCGCTCTCGTTCTCGGACAACGGCGCGCCATCGCTGGCCCACTATCAACGCATGGCCGGCGACCTCAACTTTTGGCCGGCCATACGCAACACGTTCCTGCTCGTCCTGACCGTCGTGCCGTTGCAGGTCGCCCTCGCGCTGGGCATGGCCTCGATGCTCCAGAAGCTGCCCCGGGGGCGCGACCTCATCCTGTGGATCTGGACGATTCCGCTCGGCGTTTCGGATCTTGCCGCTGGGCTCGTCTGGCTCGCCATTATGCAGGAGCGCGGCTATCTCACCAGCGCGCTCGCGGCGCTGGGGCTGATCGACGGGCCGACGCAATGGCTGACCTACGAGACCCCCGGCACTCTGTTTGTCGCCATCCTGCTGGCCGAGGTCTGGCGGGCGACGGCGATCGTCTTCATCATCCTGGTCGCCGGGCTGCAACTCATCCCCAAGGAATACCGCGAGGCGGCCGAGATCTTCGGCGCCAGCCCGTGGACGACCTTCCTCCGCATCACCCTGCCGCTCCTGAAACCAAGCCTGCAGACCGCGCTGATCCTGCGCACCGTCCTGGCCTTCGAGGTCTTCGCGGTGGTCTACGCCATCGCCGGCCGCAACTTCCCGGTGCTCGTCGGCGAGGCCTATGTCTGGCAGCGCGACAACCAGGCTTACGGGGTCGCTGCCGCCTATGCCGTCCTCATCGTCGTCATCTCGCTGGCCGCTACGCTTTTCTACCTGCGGGTCCTGCGCAACAAGTCGGAGCAGCGTCCATGA